One window of the Gemmatimonadaceae bacterium genome contains the following:
- a CDS encoding polysaccharide biosynthesis protein — MFDNNVLLITGGTGSFGNAVLRRFLQTGIREIRIFSRDEKKQDDMRKLYASDKLKFYIGDVRDPMSVMNAMRSVDYVFHAAALKQVPSCEFHPMEAVKTNVIGAENVVEAAIQCGVRKVICLSTDKAVYPINAMGISKAMMEKVFVAKSRNVDPAKTTICGTRYGNVMASRGSVIPLFVEQILAGRPVTITDPGMTRFMMTLEDAVDLVLYAFNHANSGDIFVQKAPAATLDVLARSLFDLLGKPEHRIDIIGTRHGEKQHETLLSREERAHAQDLEGYFRIPPDLRDLNYGKFMEQGETRISSSEDYTSHNTERLAVEGMKTLLLKLDFIRDLIAGRPAKPVD; from the coding sequence GTGTTCGATAATAATGTGCTCTTGATAACCGGCGGCACCGGCTCCTTCGGCAACGCTGTACTTCGGCGCTTCCTGCAGACCGGCATTCGCGAGATCCGCATCTTCAGTCGGGACGAGAAGAAGCAGGACGACATGCGCAAGCTGTACGCCAGCGACAAGCTAAAGTTCTATATCGGCGACGTCCGTGACCCGATGAGCGTGATGAACGCGATGCGCAGCGTGGACTATGTCTTCCACGCGGCGGCGCTGAAGCAGGTGCCGTCCTGCGAATTCCATCCGATGGAAGCGGTCAAGACCAATGTGATCGGCGCCGAGAACGTGGTCGAGGCCGCGATCCAGTGCGGAGTGCGCAAGGTGATCTGCCTGAGCACCGATAAGGCGGTGTATCCGATCAACGCCATGGGCATCTCCAAGGCGATGATGGAAAAGGTTTTCGTCGCCAAATCGAGAAACGTCGATCCGGCCAAGACCACTATCTGCGGCACGCGCTACGGCAACGTGATGGCCTCGCGCGGGTCGGTGATCCCGTTGTTCGTCGAGCAGATTCTGGCGGGCCGGCCGGTGACGATCACCGATCCCGGGATGACGCGCTTCATGATGACGCTGGAAGATGCCGTCGACCTGGTGCTGTACGCCTTCAACCATGCCAACAGCGGCGATATCTTCGTGCAGAAGGCGCCGGCGGCCACGCTGGACGTGCTGGCGCGGTCGCTGTTCGATCTACTGGGCAAGCCGGAGCACCGCATTGACATCATCGGCACCCGCCACGGCGAGAAGCAGCACGAGACCCTGCTCAGCCGCGAGGAGCGGGCTCATGCCCAGGATCTGGAGGGCTACTTCCGCATCCCGCCGGACCTGCGCGACCTCAACTACGGCAAGTTCATGGAGCAAGGCGAGACGCGGATCTCCAGCAGCGAGGACTACACCTCGCACAATACAGAGCGCTTGGCCGTGGAAGGGATGAAGACGCTGCTGCTGAAGCTGGACTTCATCCGGGACCTGATCGCCGGCCGTCCGGCCAAGCCGGTGGATTGA
- a CDS encoding enoyl-CoA hydratase-related protein, protein MAYEFIIAETSAGVMKITLNRPEVLNSFNTQMVRELHAALASAGTDKSVRAVVLTGAGRAFCAGQDLSTVPQPSAGSTVDLGATVRATYNPVIRTIRSLELPVLCAVNGVAAGAGANLALACDIVLAAEHASFIQSFAKVGLIPDSGGTFFLPRIVGLSRATALMMTGEKISAFRAGCMMAASPCSS, encoded by the coding sequence TTGGCGTACGAGTTCATAATCGCGGAAACCAGCGCCGGCGTGATGAAGATCACGCTCAACCGCCCCGAAGTGCTCAACAGCTTCAATACGCAGATGGTGCGAGAGCTTCATGCGGCTCTCGCCTCCGCCGGGACCGACAAATCTGTTCGCGCTGTCGTGCTGACCGGAGCCGGACGCGCGTTCTGCGCCGGCCAGGATCTTTCTACAGTCCCACAGCCGAGCGCGGGAAGCACGGTTGACCTCGGCGCGACGGTGCGCGCGACGTACAACCCGGTCATCCGCACCATCCGGTCGCTCGAGCTCCCAGTCCTGTGCGCTGTCAACGGTGTCGCGGCCGGCGCCGGAGCCAATCTCGCCCTCGCCTGCGACATCGTGCTGGCCGCGGAGCATGCATCGTTCATTCAGTCGTTCGCCAAGGTCGGACTCATTCCCGACAGCGGCGGGACTTTCTTCCTGCCGCGGATTGTCGGCTTGTCGCGCGCGACGGCGCTGATGATGACGGGCGAGAAGATCAGCGCTTTCCGCGCAGGATGCATGATGGCGGCAAGCCCGTGCTCATCGTAG
- the wecB gene encoding UDP-N-acetylglucosamine 2-epimerase (non-hydrolyzing): MSMKKLKVATVVGTRPEIIRLSRVLTKLDEHCEHVLIHTGQNYDYELNEVLFSDLDIRKPDHFLEAAGATGAETIGKVIIAVDQVLGEVQPDAMLVLGDTNSCLAVIPAKRRKIPTFHMEAGNRCFDMRVPEEINRRIVDHTADINLTYSDIAREYLLAEGLPPDRVIKTGSPMCEVLAHYEDRIEASDVLSRLGVAPRDYFVVSAHREENIESDRNFLGLVEVLNTVAATYQCPIIVSTHPRTRKRIGAMDVQLDPLVQLLKPLGFSDYVKLQKCAKAVLSDSGTINEESSILNFHALNLREAHERPEGMEEGAVMMVGLSPERALQGLAILKSQSIGAERLLRQVADYSMPNVSDKVVRIIHSYTDYVNRVVWKRY, encoded by the coding sequence ATGAGCATGAAGAAATTGAAAGTTGCTACGGTGGTTGGGACTCGCCCGGAGATCATCCGGCTGTCGCGTGTCCTAACGAAGCTGGATGAGCACTGCGAGCACGTGCTGATCCATACCGGTCAGAATTACGACTACGAACTCAACGAGGTCCTTTTCAGCGACCTCGACATCCGCAAGCCCGATCACTTCCTCGAAGCGGCCGGTGCGACCGGCGCCGAGACGATCGGCAAGGTGATCATCGCGGTCGACCAGGTGCTGGGCGAGGTGCAGCCCGACGCGATGCTGGTGTTGGGGGACACCAACAGCTGCCTGGCCGTTATCCCGGCCAAGCGCCGCAAGATCCCGACCTTCCACATGGAGGCGGGGAACCGTTGCTTCGACATGCGTGTACCCGAGGAGATCAACCGCCGCATCGTCGACCATACCGCCGACATCAACCTGACCTACAGCGACATCGCTCGCGAATACCTGCTGGCCGAGGGGCTGCCGCCGGACCGCGTCATAAAGACCGGGAGCCCGATGTGCGAGGTGTTGGCGCATTACGAGGATCGTATCGAAGCCTCCGACGTGCTGTCGCGGCTGGGCGTGGCGCCGCGCGATTATTTCGTTGTCAGCGCGCACCGCGAGGAGAACATCGAGTCCGACCGCAATTTCCTCGGGCTGGTTGAGGTGCTGAACACCGTTGCGGCGACCTACCAGTGTCCGATCATCGTCTCGACCCACCCACGCACACGCAAGCGCATCGGCGCGATGGACGTACAGCTGGATCCGCTGGTACAGCTGCTCAAGCCACTGGGCTTCTCGGACTACGTGAAGCTGCAGAAGTGCGCCAAGGCGGTGCTGTCGGACAGCGGCACGATCAACGAGGAGTCTTCCATCCTCAATTTCCACGCGCTGAACCTGCGCGAGGCGCACGAGCGCCCGGAAGGAATGGAAGAAGGGGCGGTGATGATGGTCGGCCTGAGTCCGGAGCGGGCGCTGCAGGGTCTGGCCATCTTGAAGTCGCAATCGATCGGCGCTGAACGCTTGTTGCGTCAGGTGGCCGACTACAGCATGCCGAACGTGTCCGACAAGGTGGTGCGCATTATCCACAGCTATACCGATTACGTGAACCGCGTGGTCTGGAAGCGTTACTGA
- a CDS encoding NAD-dependent epimerase/dehydratase family protein encodes MTGVDGFIGRNLQVALNERDGYEMLPVTRATTTAELAQAVAQADAVVHLAGVNRPQDPAEFATGNVDFTAQLCEALRATGRAVPVAFASSIQAERDNPYGLSKRAAEQHLADYAERSCAGVVLYRLANVFGKWCRPNYNSAVATFCHNIARGLPIRVDDPAAEVRLVYVDDVVAELLRFLDAPPQGAVFAEVGPVYTATVGELARQINAFREVRDTLVTERVGEGLVRALYSTYASYLPPEAFSYGVPKYGDPRGVFVEMLKTKDSGQFSFFTAHPGVTRGGHYHHTKTEKFLVIKGKARFKFRHVLTDETYALETSGGEPVIVETIPGWAHDITNIGEDEMVVMLWVNEIFDRAKPDTIASKV; translated from the coding sequence GTGACCGGCGTCGACGGCTTCATCGGCAGGAACCTGCAGGTGGCGCTGAACGAGCGCGACGGCTACGAGATGCTGCCCGTAACCCGCGCCACCACAACGGCGGAACTGGCGCAGGCGGTGGCACAGGCCGATGCGGTGGTGCATCTGGCCGGGGTCAACCGACCGCAGGATCCGGCCGAGTTCGCTACGGGCAACGTCGACTTCACCGCGCAACTGTGCGAGGCGCTGCGCGCGACGGGGCGGGCGGTGCCGGTGGCGTTCGCGTCCTCAATCCAGGCCGAGCGGGACAACCCGTACGGGCTGAGCAAGCGCGCCGCCGAGCAGCATCTGGCCGACTACGCCGAGCGCAGCTGCGCGGGCGTCGTGCTGTACCGGCTGGCCAACGTGTTCGGCAAGTGGTGTCGACCCAACTACAACTCGGCGGTGGCGACGTTCTGCCACAACATCGCGCGCGGTCTGCCGATCCGCGTCGACGATCCGGCCGCCGAGGTGCGGTTGGTGTACGTGGACGACGTGGTTGCGGAGCTACTGCGTTTCCTGGACGCGCCGCCGCAGGGCGCGGTGTTCGCCGAGGTGGGGCCGGTCTACACCGCGACCGTGGGCGAGCTGGCGCGGCAGATCAACGCTTTCCGTGAGGTGCGCGACACCCTCGTCACCGAGCGTGTGGGCGAAGGGCTTGTGCGGGCGCTGTATTCGACCTACGCCAGCTACCTGCCGCCGGAAGCCTTCAGTTACGGCGTGCCGAAGTACGGCGATCCGCGCGGCGTGTTCGTGGAGATGCTGAAGACCAAGGATTCGGGGCAGTTCTCGTTCTTTACCGCACATCCTGGGGTGACGCGTGGCGGTCACTACCACCACACCAAAACCGAGAAGTTCCTGGTCATCAAGGGCAAGGCACGCTTCAAGTTTCGCCACGTCCTTACGGACGAAACCTATGCGCTGGAGACTTCCGGCGGGGAACCGGTTATCGTCGAGACCATCCCCGGCTGGGCGCACGACATCACCAACATCGGCGAGGACGAGATGGTGGTGATGCTGTGGGTCAACGAGATCTTCGATCGCGCTAAACCCGATACCATTGCCAGCAAGGTATGA